One stretch of Calditrichota bacterium DNA includes these proteins:
- a CDS encoding J domain-containing protein: protein MPKRDYYEILGVSENATADEIKKAYRRLAKQYHPDANPGNKAAEEKFKEISEAHAVLSDPKKRAQYDQMRRLGAFDAAGARGFEGAGFDFSDLASIFGSGRRTGARRFSFEDFGGFGGLGDLLSQFFDHSDLFRGREREESSGDIQVELEVAPEVAQQGGKQSFSIEKDERCSHCDGRGGEDAVTCPNCRGTGHVVSSQGFFSVSRPCPRCLGRGVVFKRVCRACGGRGVQRVRKTYSVRIPPGAYDGMKLRLRGQGEPSGSGRAQGDLMVVLRVRGKGFFDVRGTDVYCDVYIDRKHAEQGTRLRVRTIDGRKVELRIPPGTQDGAVFRLSGLGLKSDGHQGNQYVRVKVKD, encoded by the coding sequence ATGCCTAAGCGGGATTACTACGAAATACTCGGAGTGAGCGAGAACGCTACCGCCGACGAGATCAAGAAGGCGTATCGGCGGCTGGCCAAGCAGTATCATCCCGATGCGAATCCCGGTAACAAGGCAGCGGAAGAAAAGTTCAAGGAGATCTCTGAGGCGCACGCGGTTCTCAGCGATCCGAAGAAGCGTGCGCAATACGACCAGATGCGGCGCTTGGGGGCGTTCGACGCTGCCGGCGCGCGGGGGTTCGAGGGCGCTGGCTTCGACTTTTCCGACCTGGCGAGCATTTTTGGTAGCGGCCGCCGCACGGGGGCGCGTCGCTTTTCGTTCGAGGATTTTGGAGGATTCGGAGGACTGGGCGATCTGCTCAGCCAATTCTTTGACCATAGCGACCTGTTCAGAGGTCGGGAAAGGGAAGAGTCCTCTGGCGACATCCAAGTGGAACTGGAAGTGGCACCAGAGGTGGCGCAGCAGGGTGGTAAGCAGAGTTTCAGCATAGAGAAAGATGAAAGGTGTTCCCATTGTGATGGCCGCGGCGGGGAGGATGCCGTAACCTGCCCAAACTGCCGCGGGACCGGGCACGTCGTCTCCAGTCAAGGGTTCTTTTCTGTGAGCCGGCCGTGCCCCAGATGCTTAGGGCGCGGTGTGGTGTTCAAGAGGGTGTGTCGCGCATGCGGTGGTCGCGGGGTGCAACGGGTGCGCAAGACCTATTCGGTGCGCATTCCGCCTGGTGCCTACGATGGCATGAAGCTGCGCCTCCGCGGCCAAGGCGAACCGAGCGGATCTGGCCGCGCCCAAGGTGATCTCATGGTCGTGCTCCGGGTGCGGGGTAAGGGCTTCTTTGATGTGCGTGGTACCGACGTCTACTGCGACGTGTACATCGACCGAAAGCATGCCGAACAAGGCACGCGCTTGCGCGTGCGCACCATTGATGGTCGCAAGGTGGAACTAAGAATCCCACCTGGCACGCAGGACGGGGCGGTGTTCCGCCTAAGCGGCCTTGGGCTAAAGAGCGACGGGCACCAGGGGAACCAATACGTGCGGGTGAAGGTCAAAGACTAA
- a CDS encoding DegQ family serine endoprotease: protein MTRKTRGVLIGGVIIGVIVGLLVAANFDWTKHGLAEEKTLQPATAAIDQGQPLNLDRRALADAINDLYVDIVNKVSPAVVTIISESKVTRRTPFAEFFGDEFFRRFFDFPEQQEELAQVLGSGVVVRPEGYVLTNHHVVAEAVQVKVLLGKDEYKAKVVGSDPKTDVAVLQIQDGKKFATVPFGDSDKLRIGEEVLAFGTPFSPQLERSVSKGIVSAKGRANLPIQGSEIKYFNFIQTDAAINPGNSGGPLVNLYGELVGINTAIVGQANVGIGFAIPINTAKWVMEQLIEKGEVTRGWLGVYIQPVDAAMAKALKMDSPRGVVVSEVAQGSPAEKAGIKEGDVILAVDDTPVDNPDQLSTRIASTAPGTQVTLTVNRKGSTRQVSVKLGTLPEEGSVKVRGAKKSSTKLGFSVQDLTDELAARYGLKGQEGVVVTEVERGSIAARSGLRPGQLIKEANQVRIRNVRELQEELDNLSPGDVLLLRIYYQNRHLFISIPVPEE from the coding sequence ATGACGCGGAAGACCAGGGGAGTGCTGATTGGCGGCGTCATAATTGGCGTCATTGTTGGACTGCTGGTGGCAGCCAATTTCGATTGGACCAAACATGGTCTGGCCGAAGAAAAGACCTTGCAACCAGCAACAGCTGCCATTGACCAGGGACAGCCATTGAACCTCGACAGGCGGGCACTGGCAGACGCCATCAACGACCTGTACGTAGACATCGTCAACAAGGTGAGCCCGGCGGTGGTCACCATTATCAGCGAGAGCAAGGTGACGCGCCGCACACCGTTTGCCGAGTTCTTTGGGGACGAGTTCTTCCGGCGGTTTTTCGACTTCCCAGAGCAGCAAGAGGAGCTGGCGCAGGTGCTGGGCTCGGGCGTCGTAGTGCGACCCGAAGGGTACGTGCTCACCAACCACCATGTGGTGGCGGAGGCCGTCCAGGTGAAGGTGCTGCTGGGCAAGGACGAATACAAGGCCAAGGTCGTCGGCAGCGACCCGAAGACCGACGTGGCGGTGCTGCAGATCCAAGATGGGAAAAAGTTCGCTACGGTGCCGTTTGGCGACTCTGACAAACTGCGCATCGGGGAGGAGGTGCTGGCCTTTGGCACGCCGTTCAGCCCGCAGCTGGAACGCTCCGTCAGCAAAGGCATTGTCAGCGCCAAGGGGAGGGCGAACCTGCCCATCCAGGGGAGCGAGATCAAGTACTTTAACTTCATTCAGACCGATGCAGCCATCAACCCGGGGAATAGCGGTGGGCCCCTGGTGAACCTCTACGGCGAGCTGGTGGGCATCAACACCGCGATCGTCGGGCAGGCCAATGTGGGCATCGGCTTCGCCATCCCCATCAACACGGCAAAATGGGTCATGGAACAGCTTATCGAGAAAGGTGAAGTGACCCGTGGTTGGCTGGGCGTGTATATTCAGCCGGTGGATGCAGCCATGGCCAAGGCGCTGAAGATGGACTCCCCGCGCGGCGTGGTTGTCTCAGAGGTGGCCCAGGGGAGCCCCGCAGAGAAAGCTGGCATCAAGGAGGGTGACGTCATCCTTGCGGTGGATGACACGCCCGTGGACAACCCGGACCAGCTCTCCACGCGCATTGCGTCGACTGCCCCGGGCACGCAGGTTACTCTGACCGTCAATCGCAAGGGGAGTACTCGCCAGGTGTCGGTCAAGTTAGGTACGCTGCCGGAAGAAGGCAGCGTCAAGGTGCGTGGAGCGAAGAAATCCTCCACCAAATTGGGGTTCAGCGTCCAGGACCTGACCGACGAGCTGGCGGCGCGTTACGGGCTCAAAGGGCAAGAGGGCGTGGTGGTGACCGAGGTGGAGCGCGGCAGCATCGCGGCCCGCAGTGGATTGCGCCCGGGCCAACTGATTAAGGAGGCCAATCAGGTGCGCATACGCAACGTGCGTGAACTTCAGGAAGAACTGGACAACTTGAGCCCAGGGGACGTTCTTCTGCTGCGCATCTACTACCAGAACCGGCACCTGTTCATCTCCATACCGGTGCCCGAAGAGTGA
- a CDS encoding zinc ribbon domain-containing protein, giving the protein MPTYEYRCTQCEHQFEVFQSIKDEPVKTCPRCGGRVRRLIGGGNGLIFKGSGFYITDYRNKGQRSGGKDDSGKGGGSSSGSDNSD; this is encoded by the coding sequence ATGCCGACCTACGAGTATCGTTGTACACAGTGTGAGCATCAGTTTGAAGTCTTTCAGTCCATTAAGGATGAGCCTGTGAAGACGTGCCCGCGGTGCGGCGGCAGGGTGCGCCGTCTGATCGGCGGGGGGAATGGCCTGATTTTCAAAGGGAGCGGTTTCTACATCACCGATTACCGCAACAAGGGGCAGAGGTCGGGTGGCAAGGACGATTCAGGGAAAGGCGGGGGCTCGAGCTCGGGCAGTGACAACTCCGACT